The sequence TCAGCCCGCCGATGCGCGCGTAGTTCGTCGTCAGCCGCGAGCCGCACAGCTTCTCCAGCGATTCGTACAGGCTCTCGCGGATGTTGTAGAGGTACCAGTAGTTCGTCAGCGCGCCGATATCGACCAGGTTCGCGCACACGCAGACCAGGTGGTCGATGATGCGCGAGAGTTCGCTGACGATGACGCGGATCGCCTGGCAGCGCGGCGTCACCTCCACGCCCAGCAGCTTCTCCACCGCGGCGGCATAGATCGAATTGTTGAGCATGGCCGAGCAGTAGTTGAGCCGGTCGGTGTAGGGCATCACCTGCGCCCAGGTGTGGTCCTCGGCTTCCTTCTCGAAGCAGCGGTGGATGTAACCGATTTCCGTGCGAGCCTCGAGGATAATCTCGCCGTCGAGCAGCATCTCGGCGCGCAGGGCGCCGTGCATGGCCGGGTGCGACGGGCCGATGTTCACCGTCAGCAGGTCGCTCGGGTGCACCTCGTCGCTCACGCCGCCGGCCCGCGCCGCCATGGCCGAGGCGCGGCGCGCCGCGCGCGTGATGTCCTCGTCCGCGAACAGGTGCTCGGGCTCGGAACACTCCTGGCCCTGCTCGATCGGGTAGTCCTTGCGCAGGGCATGGCCCTCGAACTGGTGATGGCAGAGGATGCGCCGCAGGTCGGGATGGCCGCTGAACGGCACGCCCAGCAGGTCGTACACCTCGCGCTCGTGCCAGTCGGCGCTGCGCCACAGGCCGGTGGCGGTGGGCACGGGCTGGTCCTCGGCCACGTCGACCTTCACGCGCAGGCGCTGGTTGCGCGACCACGAGCGCAGCAGGTAGTTGATCTCGAAGCGTTCGCCGCGCGCGGGGAAATCGACGCCCGCGATATCCGACAGCTGCTCGCAGCCCTCGGCCTCACGCAGGTGCGTCAGCACGTCGATCAGCCGGTCACGACCGACCGTCACCGTCTCGTCGCCGCGGTACGAGCCCGTCGCGAGGATGGCGTCGCCGAACTCCCTGCGCAGGCTGTCGACCAGCTTCTGGCTCATGCTCATCCGTTCCCGTCGCGCGACGCACTGGCCGCGCGCTCAACTGGGGTAGACTAGACCCTCAAGCCATTGCCCTCAGACCTGGACCCGCCCGGCGTGCCTGACGGCCGCGGGCACCAGCCCTTCGCGTTCGACCCGTTCCTGGATCTGCGTCAGGGCATAGAGCAGGTTCTCGGGGGTGGGCGGGCAGCCGGCGACATACATGTCGACCGGGATGACGCGGTCGGCCCCC comes from bacterium and encodes:
- a CDS encoding NADH-quinone oxidoreductase subunit D; this translates as MSQKLVDSLRREFGDAILATGSYRGDETVTVGRDRLIDVLTHLREAEGCEQLSDIAGVDFPARGERFEINYLLRSWSRNQRLRVKVDVAEDQPVPTATGLWRSADWHEREVYDLLGVPFSGHPDLRRILCHHQFEGHALRKDYPIEQGQECSEPEHLFADEDITRAARRASAMAARAGGVSDEVHPSDLLTVNIGPSHPAMHGALRAEMLLDGEIILEARTEIGYIHRCFEKEAEDHTWAQVMPYTDRLNYCSAMLNNSIYAAAVEKLLGVEVTPRCQAIRVIVSELSRIIDHLVCVCANLVDIGALTNYWYLYNIRESLYESLEKLCGSRLTTNYARIGGLSHDLYPEFGAEVRSKLNDLMVAHGEVMKLIARNRIFLDRTVGVGAISQADALSFGFTGPCLRATGLAWDLRKTAPYSGYENYEFEIPTGTAGDTQDRIMVRMAEMVQSRSIVLQALDKLPGGPVNLDDRAITLPPKRNVYQSIEGVMNQFKLVYEGIQVPAGEAYGFGEGANGELGFYAVSDGSGHPYRLKVRPPCFPIFSAYAFMIEGAMIPDAIATLGSLNIIAGELDR